From the genome of Tachysurus fulvidraco isolate hzauxx_2018 chromosome 20, HZAU_PFXX_2.0, whole genome shotgun sequence, one region includes:
- the smtlb gene encoding somatolactin beta isoform X2 — MGILLCSVNGLLGSALECSDHDLTGAICSISVEKLLDRAIQHAELIYRISDEARALFEEMFIPLAISAHQSYGGNSCTYNLVHVPTSKLEIQQISDKWLLHSVLILVQFWIDPLADLQDSLDRYDNAPNSLLSKTRWMSTKLMNLKHGVLVLMSKMLDEGSLELENNESMTRHIVAPAMAEHVLRDYTALTCFKKDAHKMETFLKLLRCRQTDNLSCPFF, encoded by the exons ATGGGGATCTTGCTATGCTCTGTGAACGGATTACTGGGCTCGGCTCTGGAGTGCTCCGATCACGATCTTACAGGAGCGATATGCTCGATTTCTGTAGAGAAACTTCTGGATCGAGCGATCCAGCATGCTGAGCTCATCTACCGCATCTCGGATGAGGCCAGGGCGTTGTTT GAGGAGATGTTCATCCCTTTAGCGATATCTGCTCATCAAAGCTACGGAGGCAACTCTTGCACATACAATCTTGTCCACGTCCCTACATCCAAGCTTGAAATTCAGCAAATTTCG GACAAATGGCTCCTTCACTCAGTCTTGATTCTGGTTCAGTTCTGGATCGATCCACTGGCTGACCTGCAGGATTCTCTCGACAGGTATGACAACGCACCCAACTCTCTCCTCAGCAAGACCAGGTGGATGTCAACCAAGCTGATGAACCTTAAGCACGGGGTGCTTGTTCTTATGAGTAAG ATGCTGGATGAAGGAAGTCTGGAGCTGGAAAATAACGAGAGCATGACACGCCACATTGTTGCTCCTGCCATGGCGGAGCATGTGCTGAGGGACTACACGGCATTGACCTGCTTCAAGAAGGACGCTCACAAGATGGAGACGTTTCTAAAACTGCTTCGCTGCCGCCAAACTGATAACCTAAGCTGCCCCTTTTTCTAg
- the dcps gene encoding m7GpppX diphosphatase, with translation MAATLNSGESKTQNATKRLKTDENDGEAAAEISVSGFKVGRILRDSAREKNIFVHGKIDDQDAVIILEKTPITQDVLAEMLKKSTQLLEMKNDIYSTFQLQPPPHLNGVKTTLICPATEKHVKKYQRQETFLVEETEEDYQSITLPFINSQSFSVQWVYNILEKKAEADRIVFEDPDPRDGFVLLPDFKWDQKQVDDLYLIALVHRRDVKSLRDLTPDHLPLLRNIREKGLEAIMKRYSVPASKLRVMLHYQPSYYHLHVHFITLDYEAPGCGVERAHLLTDVIQNLQDQPEYYSKHTLTFPIRADDTLLSKFRDAGRV, from the exons ATGGCGGCGACTCTAAATAGCGGAGAGTCAAAGACACAGAATGCAACAAAGCGACTTAAAACGGATGAAAATGATGGCGAGGCCGCAGCGGAGATCTCCGTATCGGGGTTTAAAGTCGGACGGATCCTCCGCGACTCAGCCAGGGAGAAAAACATTTTCGTGCACGGAAAG ATTGATGACCAGGACGCCGTTATCATCCTGGAGAAAACACCGATCACACAAGACGTCCTTGCGGAGATGTTGAAGAAGAGCACGCAGCTGCTGGAGATGAAGAACGACATCTACAGCACCTTCCAGCTCCAACCTCCACCGCATCTCAACG gaGTTAAGACCACTTTGATCTGTCCAGCAACGGAGAAACACGTGAAGAAGTATCAGCGTCAAGAGACGTTCCTCGTCGAGGAGACAGAGGAAGATTATCAGTCCATCACACTTCCGTTCATTAACAGCCAGAGCTTCAGTGTGCAG tgGGTTTACAACATCTTGGAAAAGAAAGCGGAAGCCGATCGCATCGTTTTCGAAGATCCAGACCCGCGAGACGGTTTCGTGCTGCTTCCAGATTTCAAATGGGACCAAAAGCAG GTCGACGACTTGTATCTGATTGCACTTGTACATCGAAGGGACGTGAAGAGCTTGAGAGATCTCACTCCTGATCATCTGCCTTTATTGAGAAACATCCGGGAGAAAGGACTG GAGGCCATCATGAAGCGCTACAGCGTCCCGGCGTCCAAACTGCGAGTCATGCTGCACTACCAGCCGTCCTACTATCACCTCCACGTGCATTTCATCACACTGGATTACGAAGCTCCGGGGTGCGGCGTGGAGAGAGCTCACCTGCTCACCGACGTCATCCAGAACCTGCAGGACCAACCGGAgtactacagtaaacacacgcTGACCTTCCCCATCCGGGCGGACGACACGCTGCTGAGCAAGTTCAGAGACGCTGGGAGAGTCTAG
- the foxred1 gene encoding FAD-dependent oxidoreductase domain-containing protein 1: MSSWQKILFNRHSYKALALVSSNRCRVKSSRVFSTGRNVGKDFISDLENQFKAFREKAKMAMPGSDWSPIELTQGLPPERADIVIVGGGVIGWSIAYWLKSKLRSQDSLRVLLVEKDPTYSQASTVLSAGGIRQQFSLKENIQLSLASANFMKNINEHLHVLNEDPIDLQFNHSGYLFLASEASAHIMEENYAVQKEFGAEVTLLSPTQLKERFPCLNTDGVALASLGLENEGWFDPWTLLNAFRRKAMSMGVYQCFGEVTGFRCWTQNAETMDGDLLNLKRIKYVNVQMPNSLEYQPVECAVVVNAAGASSGKIVDMLGIGRGMKTGEAAFRLPVEPRKRYIYVVHCPDGPGLECPFLIDYSGFYLRREGLGGNYIAGMSPEENEEPDCSNLDVDHEFFQEKIWPLLARRLPAFESLKVSGAWAGFYDYNTFDQNGIVGLHPLVNNMYLATGFSGHGLQHSPAVGRAVAELILDGGFKTIDLSSFDFRRILNQEPMLERNIV, from the exons ATGTCCAGTTGGCAGAAAATCCTGTTTAATCGCCACAGTTACAAAGCGTTGGCTTTAGTCAGCTCTAATCGCTGCAGAGTAAAAAGCAGTCGTGTCTTCAGTACAGGGAGAAATGTGGGGAAAGACTTCATCTCGG ATCTTGAGAACCAGTTTAAAGCGTTTCGTGAGAAAGCGAAAATGGCGATGCCAGGCAGTGACTGGAGCCCGATCGAGCTGACCCAAGGCCTTCCACCTGAACGCGCCGACATCGTGATCGTCGGAGGTGGAGTGATCGGCTGGTCCATCGCTTACTGGCTGAAGAGCAAACTGAGGTCTCAGGATTCACTGAGGGTGCTGCTGGTGGAGAAGGATCCCACC taCAGTCAGGCCTCCACGGTTCTCTCTGCTGGAGGAATTCGGCAGCAGTTCTCGCTGAAGGAGAACATCCAGCTCTCTCTGGCCTCTGCTAACTTCATGAAGAACATTAAC GAACATCTCCACGTGCTGAATGAAGATCCCATCGACCTGCAATTTAATCACTCGGGTTATCTTTTCCTGGCCAGTGAAGCGTCGGCGCACATTATGGAGGAGAACTACGCTGTTCAAAA AGAATTCGGGGCTGAAGTCACCCTGCTGTCACCGACACAGCTGAAGGAGAGATTCCCCTGTCTGAACACTGACGGCGTTGCTCTGGCATCTCTGG GACTCGAGAACGAAGGCTGGTTCGACCCTTGGACGCTCTTGAATGCCTTCAGACGGAAAGCCATGTCTATGGGAGTGTATCAGTGCTTCGGAGAAGTCACAG GATTTAGATGCTGGACACAAAATGCAGAAACCATGGACGGAGACCTTCTCAACTTAAAAAGGATCAAATACGTTAAT GTTCAGATGCCTAACAGTTTGGAGTACCAGCCTGTGGAGTGCGCTGTCGTAGTGAACGCGGCTGGTGCCAGCTCTGGGAAAATCGTCGACATGCTTGGCATCGGACGCGGCATGAAAACCGGTGAGGCGGCCTTTCGGTTACCTGTAGAACCCAGAAAAAG GTACATTTACGTGGTGCATTGTCCCGACGGTCCGGGCCTGGAGTGTCCGTTTCTGATCGACTACTCTGGGTTTTACCTGCGCAGAGAAGGCCTTGGAGGAAATTACATCGCAGGGATGTCACCAGAGGAG AACGAGGAACCGGACTGCAGTAACTTGGATGTGGACCATGAGTTTTTTCAGGAGAAAATCTGGCCTCTTCTGGCACGTCGACTTCCTGCTTTTGAGAGTCTGAAG GTGTCAGGAGCATGGGCAGGGTTTTACGACTACAACACTTTTGACCAGAACGGCATCGTGGGTCTGCACCCGTTGGTCAACAACATGTACTTGGCGACGGGTTTCAGCGGACACGGGCTGCAGCACTCTCCCGCCGTGGGCCGCGCGGTGGCCGAGCTCATCCTGGATGGAGGTTTCAAGACCATCGACTTGAGCTCCTTCGACTTCAGACGCATCCTCAACCAGGAGCCCATGCTGGAGAGGAACATCgtgtga
- the smtlb gene encoding somatolactin beta isoform X1, whose product MNKNKVLQVWMGILLCSVNGLLGSALECSDHDLTGAICSISVEKLLDRAIQHAELIYRISDEARALFEEMFIPLAISAHQSYGGNSCTYNLVHVPTSKLEIQQISDKWLLHSVLILVQFWIDPLADLQDSLDRYDNAPNSLLSKTRWMSTKLMNLKHGVLVLMSKMLDEGSLELENNESMTRHIVAPAMAEHVLRDYTALTCFKKDAHKMETFLKLLRCRQTDNLSCPFF is encoded by the exons ATGAACAAGAACAAAG TTCTGCAGGTTTGGATGGGGATCTTGCTATGCTCTGTGAACGGATTACTGGGCTCGGCTCTGGAGTGCTCCGATCACGATCTTACAGGAGCGATATGCTCGATTTCTGTAGAGAAACTTCTGGATCGAGCGATCCAGCATGCTGAGCTCATCTACCGCATCTCGGATGAGGCCAGGGCGTTGTTT GAGGAGATGTTCATCCCTTTAGCGATATCTGCTCATCAAAGCTACGGAGGCAACTCTTGCACATACAATCTTGTCCACGTCCCTACATCCAAGCTTGAAATTCAGCAAATTTCG GACAAATGGCTCCTTCACTCAGTCTTGATTCTGGTTCAGTTCTGGATCGATCCACTGGCTGACCTGCAGGATTCTCTCGACAGGTATGACAACGCACCCAACTCTCTCCTCAGCAAGACCAGGTGGATGTCAACCAAGCTGATGAACCTTAAGCACGGGGTGCTTGTTCTTATGAGTAAG ATGCTGGATGAAGGAAGTCTGGAGCTGGAAAATAACGAGAGCATGACACGCCACATTGTTGCTCCTGCCATGGCGGAGCATGTGCTGAGGGACTACACGGCATTGACCTGCTTCAAGAAGGACGCTCACAAGATGGAGACGTTTCTAAAACTGCTTCGCTGCCGCCAAACTGATAACCTAAGCTGCCCCTTTTTCTAg
- the kcnj1b gene encoding ATP-sensitive inward rectifier potassium channel 1b — MLQFIRKEVHDHVAERRIRRTRLVTKDGHCNIEFGNVAYHSHFAYLMDFWTTFVEIRWRFVILLFVAAFTGSWFVFGLLWYLIAKSNGDLEGEKVPDGHLKCIENVSGLTSAFLYSLETQTTIGYGGRALTGHCVETVALLVVQSLMGAIINCFMCGLILAKISLPKNRAKTVTFTDTAVICLKNESLCLQIRVANLRKTLLIGSHIYGKLLKTSLTPDGEPIILDQVNVDFLVDAGKDNLFFVCPLTLYHVIDSSSPFSEMTADTLQQQDIELVVFLEGMAESTSSSCQVRTSYIPHEIQWGYCFLPIISRTKGGKYRVDFSNFSKTVPVATPHCPSCYLNEPSKELHQHGQQGIDNPGFEVVTTEDLVDNVQM; from the coding sequence ATGTTGCAGTTCATCCGCAAGGAAGTTCACGATCACGTAGCAGAACGAAGGATTCGACGAACGCGGCTCGTGACCAAGGACGGACACTGTAACATCGAATTTGGCAATGTCGCGTACCACAGTCATTTTGCTTACCTGATGGACTTTTGGACCACCTTTGTTGAAATCCGATGGCGTTTTGTTATACTTTTATTTGTCGCTGCTTTCACAGGGAGCTGGTTCGTCTTCGGCCTGCTGTGGTACCTCATTGCAAAAAGCAACGGGGACCTGGAGGGAGAGAAAGTTCCTGATGGCCATTTAAAGTGTATCGAAAATGTAAGCGGTCTCACGAGTgcctttctttattctttagaGACACAGACTACAATCGGATATGGAGGACGTGCTTTGACGGGTCACTGTGTCGAGACCGTAGCCCTTCTGGTCGTCCAGTCTTTAATGGGCGCCATTATAAACTGCTTCATGTGCGGCCTGATTCTGGCCAAAATCTCCCTCCCGAAAAATCGTGCCAAGACTGTTACCTTCACTGACACGGCTGTGATCTGTTTGAAAAACGAAAGCCTGTGCTTACAGATCCGAGTCGCTAACCTTCGGAAGACGCTGCTCATCGGCAGCCATATTTACGGCAAACTCTTGAAAACCAGCCTCACCCCGGACGGAGAACCTATTATTCTGGACCAGGTCAACGTTGACTTCCTGGTGGACGCTGGTAAGGACAACCTATTCTTTGTTTGTCCGCTGACGCTTTACCACGTAATTGACAGTTCCAGTCCATTTTCGGAGATGACTGCTGATACACTTCAGCAGCAGGACATTGAGCTGGTGGTCTTCTTAGAGGGCATGGCTGAATCTACAAGCTCGTCGTGTCAGGTTCGCACGTCCTACATCCCACATGAGATCCAGTGGGGTTATTGCTTCCTGCCCATCATCTCGCGGACCAAAGGAGGCAAATACCGTGTTGACTTTTCAAATTTCTCCAAAACTGTTCCAGTAGCCACGCCTCACTGCCCCAGCTGCTATCTAAACGAACCCAGCAAAGAACTTCACCAGCATGGACAGCAAGGCATTGACAACCCTGGGTTTGAGGTAGTTACTACTGAAGATTTGGTGGACAATGTACAAATGTAG